Proteins from a genomic interval of Haliaeetus albicilla chromosome 13, bHalAlb1.1, whole genome shotgun sequence:
- the PBDC1 gene encoding protein PBDC1: MAMAGLGPGEAAAAAHALSLPAEAFGNDPRVELAWAMKAHQHAQVYFNLISSVDPKFLNLTKVDDQIYSEFRKNFKDLKIDVLDPEELKSESAKEKWRPFCLRFEGVVEDFNYGTLLRLDCRKDYTEENTIFATRIQFFAIEIARNREGCNSVVYSSAREPAAAVAKEAVSG; this comes from the exons ATGGCGATGGCGGGGCTG GGACCCGGCGAAGCCGCCGCGGCCGCTCACGCCTTGTCGCTGCCGGCCGAGGCCTTCGGGAACGAT ccccgcGTGGAGCTGGCCTGGGCCATGAAGGCACACCAGCACGCCCAGGTCTACTTCAAT CTCATCTCCTCCGTGGACCCCAAGTTTCTGAACCTCACTAAAGTCGACGACCAGATCTACAGCGAGTTCAGGAAAAACTTCAAGGATCTTAAAATTGACGTGCTCGACCCCGAAGAGCTCAAATCGGAGTCTGCCAAGGAG aaatGGCGCCCGTTCTGCCTGCGGTTCGAGGGGGTGGTGGAGGACTTCAACTACGGCACCCTGCTCCGCCTGGACTGCCGCAAAGACTACACCGAGGAGAACACCATCTTCG CTACCAGAATCCAGTTTTTTGCCATCGAAATCGCTCGGAACAGAGAGGGCTGTAACAGCGTCGTCTACAGCAGTGCCAGGGAGCCAGCGGCTGCCGTGGCAAAAGAAGCGGTGTCGGGGTGA
- the FGF17 gene encoding fibroblast growth factor 17 isoform X1 — MGSAFLLQNLSICFQLLMFSCQTQGENQPSPNFNQYVRDQGAMTDQLSRRQIREYQLYSRTSGKHVQVNGKRITATAEDGNKFAKLIVETDTFGSRVRIKGAESEKYICMSKRGKLIGKPNGKSKDCIFTEIVLENNYTAFQNARYEGWYMAFTRKGRPRKASRSRQNQREAHFIKRLYRGQLPFPNNAERQKQFEFVGSSSPTRRTRRTRAPRPRT; from the exons ATGGGTTCAGCCTTCCT CCTGCAGAACCTCTCCAT ATGTTTCCAGCTCCTCATGTTCTCCTGTCAGACCCAG GGGGAGAATCAACCGTCTCCTAATTTTAACCAGTACGTGAGGGACCAGGGTGCCATGACCGACCAGCTGAGCCGACGGCAGATCAGGGAGTACCAGCTCTACAGCCGGACCAGCGGCAAGCACGTCCAGGTGAACGGCAAAAGGATCACCGCCACCGCCGAGGATGGCAACAAGTTCG CCAAGCTCATCGTGGAGACGGACACCTTCGGGAGCCGCGTCCGCATCAAGGGGGCTGAGAGCGAGAAGTACATCTGCATGAGCAAGCGGGGCAAGCTCATCGGGAAA CCCAATGGCAAGAGCAAGGACTGCATCTTCACAGAGATTGTGCTGGAGAACAACTACACGGCTTTCCAAAACGCCCGCTACGAGGGCTGGTACATGGCCTTTACCCGCAAAGGTCGGCCCCGCAAAGCCTCCCGCAGCCGCCAGAACCAGCGAGAAGCCCACTTCATCAAGCGCCTGTACcgcgggcagctgcccttccccAACAACGCCGAGCGGCAGAAGCAGTTCGAGTTCGTCGGCTCGTCCTCCCCCACCCGCCGGACCCGTCGCACCCGTGCCCCTCGCCCACGCACGTAA
- the FGF17 gene encoding fibroblast growth factor 17 isoform X2, translated as MGSAFLLQNLSICFQLLMFSCQTQYVRDQGAMTDQLSRRQIREYQLYSRTSGKHVQVNGKRITATAEDGNKFAKLIVETDTFGSRVRIKGAESEKYICMSKRGKLIGKPNGKSKDCIFTEIVLENNYTAFQNARYEGWYMAFTRKGRPRKASRSRQNQREAHFIKRLYRGQLPFPNNAERQKQFEFVGSSSPTRRTRRTRAPRPRT; from the exons ATGGGTTCAGCCTTCCT CCTGCAGAACCTCTCCAT ATGTTTCCAGCTCCTCATGTTCTCCTGTCAGACCCAG TACGTGAGGGACCAGGGTGCCATGACCGACCAGCTGAGCCGACGGCAGATCAGGGAGTACCAGCTCTACAGCCGGACCAGCGGCAAGCACGTCCAGGTGAACGGCAAAAGGATCACCGCCACCGCCGAGGATGGCAACAAGTTCG CCAAGCTCATCGTGGAGACGGACACCTTCGGGAGCCGCGTCCGCATCAAGGGGGCTGAGAGCGAGAAGTACATCTGCATGAGCAAGCGGGGCAAGCTCATCGGGAAA CCCAATGGCAAGAGCAAGGACTGCATCTTCACAGAGATTGTGCTGGAGAACAACTACACGGCTTTCCAAAACGCCCGCTACGAGGGCTGGTACATGGCCTTTACCCGCAAAGGTCGGCCCCGCAAAGCCTCCCGCAGCCGCCAGAACCAGCGAGAAGCCCACTTCATCAAGCGCCTGTACcgcgggcagctgcccttccccAACAACGCCGAGCGGCAGAAGCAGTTCGAGTTCGTCGGCTCGTCCTCCCCCACCCGCCGGACCCGTCGCACCCGTGCCCCTCGCCCACGCACGTAA
- the NPM2 gene encoding nucleoplasmin-2: MESIDSKSEKPVSMIWGCELSSERDSYTFQVPEEWQCEQQLALRTICLGEMARDEFHVVEIVLAEGGARSPVPLATLKPSVLPMATLMGVELTPPVTFHLRAGSGPVYISGQHVSMMSNLSWDEEEEEEEEDAEEEEPAEESPKKPPKGQDDKKGNAAKKRRLEKEDEL; encoded by the exons ATGGAGAGCATCGACAGCAAATCTGAGAAGCCTGTGTCCATGATCTGGG GGTGTGAGTTGAGCAGCGAGCGGGACTCCTACACCTTCCAGGTACCGGAGGAATGGCAGTGTGAGCAGCAGCTGGCCCTGCGGACG ATCTGCCTGGGAGAGATGGCACGGGATGAGTTCCACGTGGTGGAGATCGTGCTGGCTGAGGGAGGTGCCCGCTCCCCGGTACCCTTGGCCACGCTGAAGCCTTCTGTGCTGCCCATG GCCACCCTGATGGGAGTGGAGCTGACACCTCCAGTCACCTTCCACCTGAGAGCCGGCTCCGGCCCCGTCTACATCAGCGGGCAGCACGTCTCCA TGATGTCCAACCTGTcctgggatgaggaggaggaagaggaagaggaggatgctGAGGAAGAGGAACCAGCAGAGGAGTCCCCCAAGAAGCCCCCCAAGGGCCAAGATGACAAGAAGGGCAATGCTGCCAAG aagaggaggctggagaaggaggaTGAGCTGTGA
- the DMTN gene encoding dematin isoform X1 gives MERLQKPSLAAPSSGKVSWPSHCHLPGCPLPRTTTLKQRRPQSPPRNTPSPRMFCPATSDLPWERLFLPWVQRPRIALQHRGAFPSFQAKMDNEVLGYKDLAAIPKDKAILDIERPDLMIYEPHFTYSLMEHVELPRSRERSLSPKSISPPPSPEVIREWLESRTPGSAPQPTSRQGSSSARSSVQHFHRPETDTTELNIYKKPPIYRQKEHHPGAHHGKHLIEDLIIESSKFPAAQPPDPNQPAKIETDYWPCPPSLAVVETEWRKRMASKRGEEEEEDLTEEMKNLRELQRQELSKVTSNLGKLILKEEMEKSLPIRRKTRSLPDRTPFHTSLHMGSYKSSSLPASGRSTLTRLQSAEFSSVGSEKGSPGLQVSSHLATGVETQREGDNGQRGRMDRGNSLPSMLEQKIYPYEMLMVTNRGRVKLPPGVDRTRLERHLSPEDFLRVFEMPPEEFSKLALWKRNELKKKAFLF, from the exons ATGGAAAGACTGCAGaag cccagcctggcagcaCCATCTAGTGGCAAAGTGTCCTGGCCAAGCCACTGTCACCTCCCGGGTTGTCCCCTGCCCCGAACCACAACGCTGAAGCAAAGGAGaccccagagcccacccagaAATACCCCATCCCCAAGGATGTTTTGCCCCG caACCTCTGACCTCCCCTGGGAGCGTCTGTTCCTCCCGTGGGTCCAGCGTCCCCGGATCGCCCTCCAGCATCGTG gtgcttttccttccttccaggcCAAAATGGACAATGAGGTTCTAGGCTACAAGGACCTGGCTGCCATCCCCAAGGACAAAGCGATCCTGGACATCGAGCGCCCCGATTTGATGATCTACGAACCCCATTTCACCTACTCACTCATGGAGCACGTGGAGCTACCCCGGAGCCGAGAG CGCTCCCTGTCTCCCAAATCCatctctcctcctccatctCCGGAG GTCATCCGGGAATGGCTGGAGAGCCGGACCCCCGGCAGTGCCCCGCAGCCCACCTCTCGCCAGGGCAGCAGCTCGGCCCGCAGTAGTGTACAGCACTTCCACCGACCTG agaCCGACACGACGGAGCTCAACATATACAAGAAGCCTCCGATCTATAGGCAGAAAG AGCACCATCCCGGCGCCCACCACGGGAAGCATCTCATAGAGGATTTGATCATCGAATCCTCCAAGTTCCCGGCAGCGCAGCCCCCAGACCCCAACCAGCCTGCCAAGATCGAGACTGACTACTGGCCGTGCCCCCCGTCCCTGGCCGTCGTGG AGACGGAGTGGAGGAAGCGGATGGCCTCcaagagaggggaggaggaggaggaggacctGACGGAGGAGATGAAGAACCTGCGGGAGCTCcagaggcaggagctgagcaAG GTCACCTCCAACCTCGGGAAGCTGATCCTgaaggaggagatggagaaatCTCTCCCTATCCGGAGAAAAACCCGTTCACTGCCGGACCGGACACCTTTCCACACGT CTCTGCACATGGGGAGCTACAAGAGCTCCTCACTGCCCGCCTCTGGCAGGAGCACCCTCACCCGG CTGCAGTCGGCAGAGTTCAGCTCGGTGGGCAGCGAGAAGGGAAGTCCGG gcCTGCAGGTAAGCAGTCATCTGGCTACCGGTGTGGAGACCCAGCGAGAGGGTGAT AACGGCCAGCGTGGGCGCATGGACAGAGGCAATTCGCTGCCCAGCATGCTGGAGCAAAAG ATCTACCCCTACGAAATGCTGATGGTGACAAACCGAGGCCGTGTGAAGCTGCCGCCCGGCGTGGACAGGACCAGGCTGGAG CGGCACCTCTCCCCCGAGGATTTCCTACGGGTCTTCGAGATGCCCCCCGAGGAGTTCAGCAAGCTGGCCCTCTGGAAGCGCAACGAGCTGAAGAAGAAAGCCTTCCTCTTCTGA
- the DMTN gene encoding dematin isoform X4 has translation MERLQKQPLTSPGSVCSSRGSSVPGSPSSIVAKMDNEVLGYKDLAAIPKDKAILDIERPDLMIYEPHFTYSLMEHVELPRSREVIREWLESRTPGSAPQPTSRQGSSSARSSVQHFHRPETDTTELNIYKKPPIYRQKEHHPGAHHGKHLIEDLIIESSKFPAAQPPDPNQPAKIETDYWPCPPSLAVVETEWRKRMASKRGEEEEEDLTEEMKNLRELQRQELSKVTSNLGKLILKEEMEKSLPIRRKTRSLPDRTPFHTSLHMGSYKSSSLPASGRSTLTRLQSAEFSSVGSEKGSPGLQVSSHLATGVETQREGDNGQRGRMDRGNSLPSMLEQKIYPYEMLMVTNRGRVKLPPGVDRTRLERHLSPEDFLRVFEMPPEEFSKLALWKRNELKKKAFLF, from the exons ATGGAAAGACTGCAGaag caACCTCTGACCTCCCCTGGGAGCGTCTGTTCCTCCCGTGGGTCCAGCGTCCCCGGATCGCCCTCCAGCATCGTG gcCAAAATGGACAATGAGGTTCTAGGCTACAAGGACCTGGCTGCCATCCCCAAGGACAAAGCGATCCTGGACATCGAGCGCCCCGATTTGATGATCTACGAACCCCATTTCACCTACTCACTCATGGAGCACGTGGAGCTACCCCGGAGCCGAGAG GTCATCCGGGAATGGCTGGAGAGCCGGACCCCCGGCAGTGCCCCGCAGCCCACCTCTCGCCAGGGCAGCAGCTCGGCCCGCAGTAGTGTACAGCACTTCCACCGACCTG agaCCGACACGACGGAGCTCAACATATACAAGAAGCCTCCGATCTATAGGCAGAAAG AGCACCATCCCGGCGCCCACCACGGGAAGCATCTCATAGAGGATTTGATCATCGAATCCTCCAAGTTCCCGGCAGCGCAGCCCCCAGACCCCAACCAGCCTGCCAAGATCGAGACTGACTACTGGCCGTGCCCCCCGTCCCTGGCCGTCGTGG AGACGGAGTGGAGGAAGCGGATGGCCTCcaagagaggggaggaggaggaggaggacctGACGGAGGAGATGAAGAACCTGCGGGAGCTCcagaggcaggagctgagcaAG GTCACCTCCAACCTCGGGAAGCTGATCCTgaaggaggagatggagaaatCTCTCCCTATCCGGAGAAAAACCCGTTCACTGCCGGACCGGACACCTTTCCACACGT CTCTGCACATGGGGAGCTACAAGAGCTCCTCACTGCCCGCCTCTGGCAGGAGCACCCTCACCCGG CTGCAGTCGGCAGAGTTCAGCTCGGTGGGCAGCGAGAAGGGAAGTCCGG gcCTGCAGGTAAGCAGTCATCTGGCTACCGGTGTGGAGACCCAGCGAGAGGGTGAT AACGGCCAGCGTGGGCGCATGGACAGAGGCAATTCGCTGCCCAGCATGCTGGAGCAAAAG ATCTACCCCTACGAAATGCTGATGGTGACAAACCGAGGCCGTGTGAAGCTGCCGCCCGGCGTGGACAGGACCAGGCTGGAG CGGCACCTCTCCCCCGAGGATTTCCTACGGGTCTTCGAGATGCCCCCCGAGGAGTTCAGCAAGCTGGCCCTCTGGAAGCGCAACGAGCTGAAGAAGAAAGCCTTCCTCTTCTGA
- the DMTN gene encoding dematin isoform X3, with protein MERLQKQPLTSPGSVCSSRGSSVPGSPSSIVAKMDNEVLGYKDLAAIPKDKAILDIERPDLMIYEPHFTYSLMEHVELPRSRERSLSPKSISPPPSPEVIREWLESRTPGSAPQPTSRQGSSSARSSVQHFHRPETDTTELNIYKKPPIYRQKEHHPGAHHGKHLIEDLIIESSKFPAAQPPDPNQPAKIETDYWPCPPSLAVVETEWRKRMASKRGEEEEEDLTEEMKNLRELQRQELSKVTSNLGKLILKEEMEKSLPIRRKTRSLPDRTPFHTSLHMGSYKSSSLPASGRSTLTRLQSAEFSSVGSEKGSPGLQVSSHLATGVETQREGDNGQRGRMDRGNSLPSMLEQKIYPYEMLMVTNRGRVKLPPGVDRTRLERHLSPEDFLRVFEMPPEEFSKLALWKRNELKKKAFLF; from the exons ATGGAAAGACTGCAGaag caACCTCTGACCTCCCCTGGGAGCGTCTGTTCCTCCCGTGGGTCCAGCGTCCCCGGATCGCCCTCCAGCATCGTG gcCAAAATGGACAATGAGGTTCTAGGCTACAAGGACCTGGCTGCCATCCCCAAGGACAAAGCGATCCTGGACATCGAGCGCCCCGATTTGATGATCTACGAACCCCATTTCACCTACTCACTCATGGAGCACGTGGAGCTACCCCGGAGCCGAGAG CGCTCCCTGTCTCCCAAATCCatctctcctcctccatctCCGGAG GTCATCCGGGAATGGCTGGAGAGCCGGACCCCCGGCAGTGCCCCGCAGCCCACCTCTCGCCAGGGCAGCAGCTCGGCCCGCAGTAGTGTACAGCACTTCCACCGACCTG agaCCGACACGACGGAGCTCAACATATACAAGAAGCCTCCGATCTATAGGCAGAAAG AGCACCATCCCGGCGCCCACCACGGGAAGCATCTCATAGAGGATTTGATCATCGAATCCTCCAAGTTCCCGGCAGCGCAGCCCCCAGACCCCAACCAGCCTGCCAAGATCGAGACTGACTACTGGCCGTGCCCCCCGTCCCTGGCCGTCGTGG AGACGGAGTGGAGGAAGCGGATGGCCTCcaagagaggggaggaggaggaggaggacctGACGGAGGAGATGAAGAACCTGCGGGAGCTCcagaggcaggagctgagcaAG GTCACCTCCAACCTCGGGAAGCTGATCCTgaaggaggagatggagaaatCTCTCCCTATCCGGAGAAAAACCCGTTCACTGCCGGACCGGACACCTTTCCACACGT CTCTGCACATGGGGAGCTACAAGAGCTCCTCACTGCCCGCCTCTGGCAGGAGCACCCTCACCCGG CTGCAGTCGGCAGAGTTCAGCTCGGTGGGCAGCGAGAAGGGAAGTCCGG gcCTGCAGGTAAGCAGTCATCTGGCTACCGGTGTGGAGACCCAGCGAGAGGGTGAT AACGGCCAGCGTGGGCGCATGGACAGAGGCAATTCGCTGCCCAGCATGCTGGAGCAAAAG ATCTACCCCTACGAAATGCTGATGGTGACAAACCGAGGCCGTGTGAAGCTGCCGCCCGGCGTGGACAGGACCAGGCTGGAG CGGCACCTCTCCCCCGAGGATTTCCTACGGGTCTTCGAGATGCCCCCCGAGGAGTTCAGCAAGCTGGCCCTCTGGAAGCGCAACGAGCTGAAGAAGAAAGCCTTCCTCTTCTGA
- the DMTN gene encoding dematin isoform X2: MERLQKPSLAAPSSGKVSWPSHCHLPGCPLPRTTTLKQRRPQSPPRNTPSPRMFCPATSDLPWERLFLPWVQRPRIALQHRGAFPSFQAKMDNEVLGYKDLAAIPKDKAILDIERPDLMIYEPHFTYSLMEHVELPRSREVIREWLESRTPGSAPQPTSRQGSSSARSSVQHFHRPETDTTELNIYKKPPIYRQKEHHPGAHHGKHLIEDLIIESSKFPAAQPPDPNQPAKIETDYWPCPPSLAVVETEWRKRMASKRGEEEEEDLTEEMKNLRELQRQELSKVTSNLGKLILKEEMEKSLPIRRKTRSLPDRTPFHTSLHMGSYKSSSLPASGRSTLTRLQSAEFSSVGSEKGSPGLQVSSHLATGVETQREGDNGQRGRMDRGNSLPSMLEQKIYPYEMLMVTNRGRVKLPPGVDRTRLERHLSPEDFLRVFEMPPEEFSKLALWKRNELKKKAFLF, from the exons ATGGAAAGACTGCAGaag cccagcctggcagcaCCATCTAGTGGCAAAGTGTCCTGGCCAAGCCACTGTCACCTCCCGGGTTGTCCCCTGCCCCGAACCACAACGCTGAAGCAAAGGAGaccccagagcccacccagaAATACCCCATCCCCAAGGATGTTTTGCCCCG caACCTCTGACCTCCCCTGGGAGCGTCTGTTCCTCCCGTGGGTCCAGCGTCCCCGGATCGCCCTCCAGCATCGTG gtgcttttccttccttccaggcCAAAATGGACAATGAGGTTCTAGGCTACAAGGACCTGGCTGCCATCCCCAAGGACAAAGCGATCCTGGACATCGAGCGCCCCGATTTGATGATCTACGAACCCCATTTCACCTACTCACTCATGGAGCACGTGGAGCTACCCCGGAGCCGAGAG GTCATCCGGGAATGGCTGGAGAGCCGGACCCCCGGCAGTGCCCCGCAGCCCACCTCTCGCCAGGGCAGCAGCTCGGCCCGCAGTAGTGTACAGCACTTCCACCGACCTG agaCCGACACGACGGAGCTCAACATATACAAGAAGCCTCCGATCTATAGGCAGAAAG AGCACCATCCCGGCGCCCACCACGGGAAGCATCTCATAGAGGATTTGATCATCGAATCCTCCAAGTTCCCGGCAGCGCAGCCCCCAGACCCCAACCAGCCTGCCAAGATCGAGACTGACTACTGGCCGTGCCCCCCGTCCCTGGCCGTCGTGG AGACGGAGTGGAGGAAGCGGATGGCCTCcaagagaggggaggaggaggaggaggacctGACGGAGGAGATGAAGAACCTGCGGGAGCTCcagaggcaggagctgagcaAG GTCACCTCCAACCTCGGGAAGCTGATCCTgaaggaggagatggagaaatCTCTCCCTATCCGGAGAAAAACCCGTTCACTGCCGGACCGGACACCTTTCCACACGT CTCTGCACATGGGGAGCTACAAGAGCTCCTCACTGCCCGCCTCTGGCAGGAGCACCCTCACCCGG CTGCAGTCGGCAGAGTTCAGCTCGGTGGGCAGCGAGAAGGGAAGTCCGG gcCTGCAGGTAAGCAGTCATCTGGCTACCGGTGTGGAGACCCAGCGAGAGGGTGAT AACGGCCAGCGTGGGCGCATGGACAGAGGCAATTCGCTGCCCAGCATGCTGGAGCAAAAG ATCTACCCCTACGAAATGCTGATGGTGACAAACCGAGGCCGTGTGAAGCTGCCGCCCGGCGTGGACAGGACCAGGCTGGAG CGGCACCTCTCCCCCGAGGATTTCCTACGGGTCTTCGAGATGCCCCCCGAGGAGTTCAGCAAGCTGGCCCTCTGGAAGCGCAACGAGCTGAAGAAGAAAGCCTTCCTCTTCTGA
- the DMTN gene encoding dematin isoform X5, translating to MDNEVLGYKDLAAIPKDKAILDIERPDLMIYEPHFTYSLMEHVELPRSRERSLSPKSISPPPSPEVIREWLESRTPGSAPQPTSRQGSSSARSSVQHFHRPETDTTELNIYKKPPIYRQKEHHPGAHHGKHLIEDLIIESSKFPAAQPPDPNQPAKIETDYWPCPPSLAVVETEWRKRMASKRGEEEEEDLTEEMKNLRELQRQELSKVTSNLGKLILKEEMEKSLPIRRKTRSLPDRTPFHTSLHMGSYKSSSLPASGRSTLTRLQSAEFSSVGSEKGSPGLQVSSHLATGVETQREGDNGQRGRMDRGNSLPSMLEQKIYPYEMLMVTNRGRVKLPPGVDRTRLERHLSPEDFLRVFEMPPEEFSKLALWKRNELKKKAFLF from the exons ATGGACAATGAGGTTCTAGGCTACAAGGACCTGGCTGCCATCCCCAAGGACAAAGCGATCCTGGACATCGAGCGCCCCGATTTGATGATCTACGAACCCCATTTCACCTACTCACTCATGGAGCACGTGGAGCTACCCCGGAGCCGAGAG CGCTCCCTGTCTCCCAAATCCatctctcctcctccatctCCGGAG GTCATCCGGGAATGGCTGGAGAGCCGGACCCCCGGCAGTGCCCCGCAGCCCACCTCTCGCCAGGGCAGCAGCTCGGCCCGCAGTAGTGTACAGCACTTCCACCGACCTG agaCCGACACGACGGAGCTCAACATATACAAGAAGCCTCCGATCTATAGGCAGAAAG AGCACCATCCCGGCGCCCACCACGGGAAGCATCTCATAGAGGATTTGATCATCGAATCCTCCAAGTTCCCGGCAGCGCAGCCCCCAGACCCCAACCAGCCTGCCAAGATCGAGACTGACTACTGGCCGTGCCCCCCGTCCCTGGCCGTCGTGG AGACGGAGTGGAGGAAGCGGATGGCCTCcaagagaggggaggaggaggaggaggacctGACGGAGGAGATGAAGAACCTGCGGGAGCTCcagaggcaggagctgagcaAG GTCACCTCCAACCTCGGGAAGCTGATCCTgaaggaggagatggagaaatCTCTCCCTATCCGGAGAAAAACCCGTTCACTGCCGGACCGGACACCTTTCCACACGT CTCTGCACATGGGGAGCTACAAGAGCTCCTCACTGCCCGCCTCTGGCAGGAGCACCCTCACCCGG CTGCAGTCGGCAGAGTTCAGCTCGGTGGGCAGCGAGAAGGGAAGTCCGG gcCTGCAGGTAAGCAGTCATCTGGCTACCGGTGTGGAGACCCAGCGAGAGGGTGAT AACGGCCAGCGTGGGCGCATGGACAGAGGCAATTCGCTGCCCAGCATGCTGGAGCAAAAG ATCTACCCCTACGAAATGCTGATGGTGACAAACCGAGGCCGTGTGAAGCTGCCGCCCGGCGTGGACAGGACCAGGCTGGAG CGGCACCTCTCCCCCGAGGATTTCCTACGGGTCTTCGAGATGCCCCCCGAGGAGTTCAGCAAGCTGGCCCTCTGGAAGCGCAACGAGCTGAAGAAGAAAGCCTTCCTCTTCTGA